aatacaatttttatgCGAAGTTAGGCAACTCAAAGTCAAAACAGActtctttttttaatggagTATAACAGAGAAGATTCTTGGGAGGAACTACACTCTCTTTATTTGTAGACTTTCTATGAAAATTTTATGTTCGGCTTACACGAAATAAAATGTAGCGCATGCATATATGAATAACTCAAACTACAGTTTGGCAGCCGACACAATGTTGGAGCTAAATTCCCATAGTTTCTTGGCCAACTCTGCATTTGAAGCCTGTGAGCTTGGGGTCTCTAAATTGCAGTTGCTGAAGTACTTCCCACTTATTCCAGTAACTTGAGGATGTAATGCCACATAACATGTCGTTGCAGcaccctaaaaaataatatcaCGAGGTTAGAGTCGCCTAGATGTTCCACACTACAACATAACAACATATATAAAAGACgagatttttcattttttttaaaaaaagttcacCTGTTCTACAGTTTTACATACGATTCTTCCAATGGTGTTCACCACAGCTGTAATGGAGAAGAACAATTGAAAATGGTATAATGGTATAAAAGGAGATGCATTCACAAATAGCATCATGTGTTTAGGAGATGCAACCTTTCCACGCCAGACAGCAAGGATCAAAATGTTTGGGAATCATCCCAAATTAATATTTTGAAGAGTATGCTTCTTCAAGTACTACTAATTTATTCCAAAAATATCTTCAACAATTTTGCATTGAAAGGTCTAGGGATTACCATTAGCCATAGTCCAGTTCTTGAATAGGTTGGTTCCAACAAAACCGGGATGGATCGCATTTGCTGAAATGTTCACACCATCTCCCTATTCATACTTAACGGTTTCCAACTTATGATTCATAGATTTGGCTATAATCATATGCAAACAGAGACAACATACAAAATTTACTCATAGGCATGCTTAGCAAATAAGAACACTACCTTCAGAATTCGTGCAAGCTCGGTAGAGTGCAAAATGTTGGCAAGCTTGGACTGGCCGTAAGCAATATAAGTGGAGAATCTGGTAAGATAAATCAAGTGcacaataaatatatttatctttactAATTGGAGGCCCCTTAATTCCTCATGTTAACATTAGAATGACAAAAGCTAAAGTTCTTACATTAACCAATAAATAAAAGGAACAGATTAACATAAACCGCTGGaagaaatattttcttttaactCAAGGATGGCCGAGATGGCCCTCCTGAATGTATTGATTCTTAAATGTAAAAGAAGAATGATTTTGGTCATCCAATTCTCTAATGGATGACAGGAAATTACCTCCTTGTGTCTGTAATGTAAAACAGAGTTATATTGTTAAGAATAATGTAAAACAGAGTTATATTGTTAGAATCGACATCATATCTATGCTCCTTGAAATGCAAAAATGGCCTAGCTAGTTAGTCCTAATTTTTAGAGTctcggaatttattaattacctCGAAAGATCTTTTACACTATCGAAACATATCCCTTCAGGATAGGTCAAAATGTGCCCCGAAGACGACACATTTATGATCCTTCCTTCGACACCAGTTGTCCTACTTGTGCTCTTCATGTTCTCCAGTAAAAGATTCGTTAGAAGAAAATGGCCTGTCATTCAAGTCATAAAAGCAATCAATCCACAATTAAGCAATATCGAGATGCACGAGGAATGCCATATGCAATTTCGCATACCAATGTGATTAGTTGCAAAATGCAATTCTAGGCCGTCAATGGAGCGTATGCAGTCCTTGGACAGGATTCCAGCGTTATTGC
Above is a window of Oryza sativa Japonica Group chromosome 10, ASM3414082v1 DNA encoding:
- the LOC4349296 gene encoding short-chain dehydrogenase TIC 32, chloroplastic isoform X1, encoding MWFFNFNRNGPSGFSGASTAEEVTAGVDARGLAAVVTGASSGIGLETTRVLALRGVRVVMAVRNVAAGHKAREAIRAEIHGAIVHVLEMDLSSMDSVRRFASEFDSLNLPLNILINNAGILSKDCIRSIDGLELHFATNHIGHFLLTNLLLENMKSTSRTTGVEGRIINVSSSGHILTYPEGICFDSVKDLSRFSTYIAYGQSKLANILHSTELARILKGDGVNISANAIHPGFVGTNLFKNWTMANAVVNTIGRIVCKTVEQGAATTCYVALHPQVTGISGKYFSNCNLETPSSQASNAELAKKLWEFSSNIVSAAKL
- the LOC4349296 gene encoding short-chain dehydrogenase TIC 32, chloroplastic isoform X2, whose protein sequence is MWFFNFNRNGPSGFSGASTAEEVTAGVDARGLAAVVTGASSGIGLETTRVLALRGVRVVMAVRNVAAGHKAREAIRAEIHGAIVHVLEMDLSSMDSVRRFASEFDSLNLPLNILINNAGILSKDCIRSIDGLELHFATNHIGHFLLTNLLLENMKSTSRTTGVEGRIINVSSSGHILTYPEGICFDSVKDLSRFSTYIAYGQSKLANILHSTELARILKGDGVNISANAIHPGFVGTNLFKNWTMANGCCNDMLCGITSSSYWNKWEVLQQLQFRDPKLTGFKCRVGQETMGI